One window of Pectobacterium carotovorum genomic DNA carries:
- a CDS encoding chemotaxis protein CheV, whose product MDNFQKEIDERTNLTSANKFELLLFQLGKSPEGGKSELFGINVFKLREIVPMPTLTKAAGMKSPMLGMVNIRGQIIPVIDLPAVVGSSSETGLNILLITEYARSTQAFAVESVDDIVRLEWSQVLAAEAGVSSSYITSIARLDNDKDSNRLALVLDVEQILFDIIPGDRETKLKNAEEKTYPYTPGAIAIVAEDSKVARSLLEQGLTQMGIPFSMHITGQDAWNKIRQIAQEAQSEGRPISDKISLVLTDLEMPEMDGFTLTRNIKREEFLKNIPVVIHSSLSGSANEDHVRNVGADAYVAKFEINELSTAIQTVLNKVKVRR is encoded by the coding sequence ATGGATAATTTTCAAAAAGAAATCGATGAGAGAACAAACCTCACCTCTGCTAATAAATTTGAACTCTTATTATTCCAGCTGGGCAAATCACCTGAAGGTGGCAAATCGGAGCTGTTTGGCATCAACGTGTTTAAACTGCGTGAAATTGTGCCGATGCCTACGCTGACCAAAGCGGCTGGCATGAAATCGCCGATGCTGGGTATGGTCAACATTCGTGGACAAATCATTCCCGTTATCGATCTGCCTGCCGTGGTTGGTAGTTCATCGGAAACTGGCCTGAACATTCTTCTTATCACGGAATATGCACGTAGTACGCAGGCATTCGCCGTGGAATCAGTCGACGATATCGTTCGTCTGGAATGGAGTCAGGTTCTGGCCGCTGAAGCGGGCGTGAGCAGCTCTTATATCACAAGTATCGCGCGTCTTGATAACGACAAAGACAGCAACCGTCTGGCGCTGGTGCTGGATGTTGAACAGATTCTGTTTGATATCATTCCCGGCGATCGCGAAACCAAGCTCAAGAACGCAGAAGAGAAAACTTACCCCTATACGCCAGGTGCGATTGCGATTGTGGCGGAAGATTCCAAAGTCGCTCGTTCGCTGCTTGAGCAGGGGCTAACCCAGATGGGCATTCCGTTTAGTATGCACATCACCGGACAGGATGCCTGGAACAAGATTCGACAAATTGCGCAAGAAGCACAGTCAGAAGGCCGACCTATCTCGGACAAGATCTCGCTTGTCCTGACCGATTTGGAAATGCCGGAAATGGACGGCTTTACGCTGACAAGAAACATCAAGCGTGAAGAGTTCCTGAAGAATATCCCGGTGGTGATCCACTCTTCACTGTCCGGTAGCGCGAACGAAGATCACGTACGCAATGTTGGCGCAGATGCTTACGTCGCGAAATTTGAGATCAACGAATTGTCGACGGCGATTCAGACGGTACTGAATAAAGTGAAAGTACGCCGCTAA
- the yghU gene encoding glutathione-dependent disulfide-bond oxidoreductase: MATSPTYVPPKVWQPASSGGAFANINRPIAGPTHEKALPVGKHPLQLYSLATPNGVKVTIMLEELLALGHSGAEYDAWLIKIGDGDQFSSGFVDVNPNSKIPALLDQSGEKPVRVFESGSILVYLAEKFGALLSNDLATRTETLNWLFWQMGSAPYVGGGFGHFYAYAPEKFEYPINRFTMETKRQLDVLNRRLAENRYLAGDSYTIADIAVWPWYGGLVQNALYSAGEFLSVHEYTHVIRWADEIAARPAVIRGRKVNRTWGEESEQVAERHQASDLD, from the coding sequence ATGGCTACGTCCCCAACCTATGTGCCGCCAAAAGTCTGGCAGCCCGCCTCTTCCGGCGGTGCCTTCGCCAATATTAACCGCCCAATCGCTGGCCCAACGCACGAAAAAGCGCTGCCCGTTGGCAAGCATCCACTTCAGCTTTACTCGCTGGCAACGCCAAATGGCGTGAAAGTGACAATCATGCTGGAAGAGCTGCTGGCGCTAGGCCATTCGGGAGCAGAGTACGATGCCTGGCTGATTAAGATAGGTGATGGAGATCAGTTCTCCAGCGGGTTTGTCGACGTCAACCCGAACTCCAAGATCCCCGCCTTGCTTGACCAAAGCGGCGAAAAACCGGTTCGCGTGTTCGAGTCCGGTTCCATTCTGGTGTATCTGGCCGAGAAGTTTGGTGCGCTGCTGTCGAACGACCTCGCAACGCGTACGGAAACCCTGAACTGGCTCTTCTGGCAGATGGGTTCCGCTCCTTACGTTGGCGGTGGATTCGGCCATTTCTACGCTTACGCGCCGGAAAAATTTGAATACCCGATCAACCGCTTCACGATGGAAACCAAGCGTCAGTTGGATGTGCTCAACCGTCGACTGGCAGAGAACCGCTATCTGGCCGGCGACAGCTATACGATTGCCGATATTGCGGTTTGGCCGTGGTACGGGGGGCTGGTACAAAATGCGCTTTACTCAGCCGGAGAGTTCCTGTCCGTACACGAATATACGCATGTGATTCGTTGGGCTGACGAGATTGCCGCCCGTCCGGCGGTGATCCGTGGCCGCAAGGTCAACCGCACCTGGGGTGAAGAGTCTGAGCAGGTCGCCGAGCGCCATCAGGCATCTGATTTGGATTAA
- a CDS encoding NAD(P)-dependent oxidoreductase produces MSHIALIGASGDAGSRILKELSDRGHTVTAIARSPEKIASLPNVTAKQGDALDKDALVALFKGHDVVVSAVKFGSSDPATLIAAVKAAGVKRYLVVGGAGSLEIAPGQRLIDQPNFPDAYRPEASRGAAFLDLLKQENNLDWSFLSPSAEFVPGQRTGTFRLGKDALLSNDKGSSISFEDYAVALVDEIENPAHTRQRFTVGY; encoded by the coding sequence ATGTCACATATCGCACTCATTGGCGCCTCAGGCGATGCCGGTTCACGCATTCTTAAAGAATTATCGGACCGTGGGCATACAGTCACCGCCATCGCACGCTCGCCAGAAAAAATTGCTTCACTGCCGAACGTTACCGCCAAGCAGGGTGACGCACTGGACAAAGATGCTCTCGTCGCATTATTCAAAGGACATGACGTCGTGGTCAGCGCCGTTAAATTTGGTTCGTCCGATCCAGCTACCCTGATTGCAGCCGTTAAAGCCGCAGGCGTGAAACGCTATCTGGTCGTCGGCGGCGCGGGGAGCCTTGAAATTGCGCCCGGCCAGCGCCTGATCGATCAGCCAAATTTTCCTGATGCTTATCGTCCTGAAGCCTCTCGCGGCGCAGCCTTCCTCGACTTGTTAAAACAGGAAAACAATCTTGATTGGTCGTTCCTCTCGCCGTCCGCCGAATTTGTTCCGGGTCAACGCACAGGCACCTTCCGCCTCGGCAAAGACGCGCTGCTGAGTAACGATAAAGGCAGCAGTATCTCTTTCGAAGACTATGCCGTTGCGCTGGTTGATGAAATTGAAAACCCAGCACACACTCGTCAGCGCTTTACCGTCGGCTATTAA
- a CDS encoding helix-turn-helix transcriptional regulator, with translation MQPGHTTMTNDTLTNDAVSQKTSPAENPDDFAFDNPCPIRDVLDRIGDRWSLLILEALAQQTLRFNELHRHIDDISRQMLSRTLKRLEADGFIHRTIYAEVPPRVEYTLTPLGHSFLQPMQLLIQWADKNHAEICRSRRQARQNNA, from the coding sequence ATGCAACCAGGTCACACAACAATGACTAATGACACCCTCACCAATGACGCGGTTAGCCAAAAAACATCGCCAGCGGAAAACCCCGACGATTTCGCGTTTGATAATCCATGCCCGATCCGTGATGTGCTGGATCGCATCGGCGATCGGTGGAGTTTGTTAATACTAGAAGCGCTGGCGCAACAGACGCTGCGTTTTAATGAATTACATCGCCATATCGACGATATTTCGCGTCAGATGCTGTCACGCACGCTAAAACGACTCGAAGCTGATGGGTTCATACATCGGACGATCTATGCGGAAGTTCCCCCGCGCGTGGAATACACGCTGACGCCATTAGGGCACTCCTTTTTGCAACCCATGCAGTTGTTGATTCAGTGGGCTGATAAGAACCATGCCGAAATTTGCCGCTCTCGCCGTCAGGCCAGACAAAACAATGCTTGA
- a CDS encoding type II toxin-antitoxin system RelE/ParE family toxin, which produces MWRIETTDVFDSWFSALNDRDRACVLAALIVLREKGPMLSRPYADTVKGSRYSNMKELRIQSRGTPIRAFFAFDPHRTGILLCAGNKSGNEKRFYDEMLPFAERELTNYLKKSEKRE; this is translated from the coding sequence GTGTGGAGAATTGAAACGACGGACGTGTTTGATAGCTGGTTCAGCGCCTTAAACGATAGGGATCGAGCTTGCGTGCTTGCAGCACTTATCGTGTTGCGGGAAAAAGGTCCAATGTTATCCAGACCTTATGCCGATACGGTTAAAGGTTCTCGCTATAGCAACATGAAAGAGCTGCGTATTCAGAGCCGAGGAACGCCGATACGGGCATTTTTTGCCTTCGACCCACATCGTACAGGGATCCTGCTCTGCGCGGGCAATAAGTCCGGTAATGAAAAGCGCTTTTACGATGAGATGCTCCCGTTTGCTGAGCGGGAGTTAACAAATTATCTGAAAAAATCAGAGAAGAGGGAGTAA
- a CDS encoding helix-turn-helix transcriptional regulator — protein sequence MGRTLEQLLADEKPEVVVDAHAIATEMLLNIHLAELRERVQKTQVEMAQVLGLKQPTVAVMEKPGRDLKLSTLKRYVEATGSKLRLDVELPDGSHYEFML from the coding sequence ATGGGCAGAACACTGGAACAGCTTCTTGCGGATGAAAAGCCAGAGGTCGTGGTCGATGCTCACGCTATAGCGACAGAGATGCTGCTCAACATTCATCTCGCCGAACTGCGTGAGAGGGTGCAAAAAACGCAAGTAGAAATGGCGCAGGTGCTTGGGTTAAAACAGCCGACCGTGGCGGTAATGGAGAAACCCGGTCGCGATCTGAAACTTTCCACGCTTAAACGCTATGTCGAAGCGACTGGCAGTAAGCTACGTCTTGATGTTGAACTACCGGACGGCTCGCATTACGAATTTATGCTGTAA
- a CDS encoding threonine/serine dehydratase: MTSKHQRATDSVTLKDIYAASQQIKATIRRTPLDHSQELSALVGAEIRLKMENLQQTGSFKLRGAANVLANLDAEQRRVGVIAPTAGNHGLGLAYAGQVAGIPVTIFLPRAADPMKVAAMKGCGARITFFDDIEDARQAAIVAAQQSGATFVSAYDNPHMIAGGGTVGLEIMEDWMDAEIILVNIGGGGLVSGIATAAKAINPAIEVWGIQSEASPTFARWKEAGEAIPVDLAPSIAEGVSGYIEPSAMTWPLVRDRVDRVFTVSEDEIKAAMLSMLDLHRHVVEPSGVPAVAGAIRYAKEIGGRKTACVVTGRNISSSRYLTLLNEATADVNR, from the coding sequence ATGACAAGCAAACACCAAAGGGCAACCGACTCTGTAACGCTGAAGGACATTTACGCCGCCTCTCAGCAGATCAAAGCAACAATACGCAGAACACCGCTAGACCACTCGCAGGAATTATCCGCTCTTGTTGGTGCAGAAATTCGACTCAAAATGGAAAATCTTCAGCAGACCGGTAGCTTTAAGCTGCGTGGCGCGGCAAACGTTCTTGCCAATCTGGATGCAGAACAGCGCCGCGTTGGCGTCATCGCCCCAACGGCAGGAAACCACGGGTTAGGGCTCGCCTATGCCGGGCAGGTCGCGGGCATCCCCGTAACCATCTTTTTACCACGCGCGGCAGATCCCATGAAGGTCGCAGCCATGAAAGGCTGTGGTGCGCGTATTACGTTCTTTGATGACATCGAAGACGCGCGGCAGGCGGCGATAGTGGCTGCACAACAGTCTGGTGCCACCTTCGTTTCGGCCTACGATAACCCACATATGATTGCGGGTGGTGGCACCGTCGGTCTTGAGATTATGGAAGACTGGATGGATGCGGAGATCATCCTGGTGAATATCGGCGGCGGCGGACTGGTCTCAGGGATTGCGACAGCAGCCAAGGCAATCAACCCCGCTATCGAAGTGTGGGGCATACAGAGTGAAGCGAGCCCAACGTTCGCTCGCTGGAAAGAAGCGGGTGAAGCGATTCCCGTCGATCTGGCCCCCTCCATCGCCGAGGGTGTGAGTGGCTATATAGAGCCCAGCGCGATGACCTGGCCGCTGGTTCGTGATCGCGTCGATCGCGTGTTCACCGTCTCTGAAGACGAAATCAAAGCCGCGATGCTGTCAATGCTCGATCTGCATCGCCACGTTGTCGAGCCTTCAGGGGTACCTGCCGTCGCGGGAGCCATTCGCTACGCGAAGGAGATTGGCGGACGCAAAACCGCCTGCGTCGTCACCGGCAGGAATATTTCGAGTTCACGCTATCTCACGCTACTTAATGAGGCGACAGCCGACGTAAACCGGTAG
- a CDS encoding helix-turn-helix transcriptional regulator has protein sequence MNKQATTTADLLRALGNEQRLIILEWLADPRAHFPKQQDGDLVKDGVCVGFITEKIGLSQPTVTGHLQYLSKAGIVTSKRIKNWVFYKLVPERLDEATTVLSELVKTASRQQ, from the coding sequence ATGAACAAGCAGGCAACGACAACGGCCGACTTGCTGCGAGCGCTCGGCAATGAACAGCGGCTTATCATTCTGGAATGGCTGGCGGATCCCCGTGCACACTTCCCGAAACAGCAGGACGGGGATCTGGTTAAGGACGGAGTGTGTGTTGGGTTTATCACTGAGAAGATCGGCCTGAGCCAGCCGACCGTCACCGGTCATCTGCAATATCTTTCGAAAGCCGGGATTGTCACATCGAAACGCATCAAAAACTGGGTGTTCTACAAACTCGTCCCTGAGCGCTTAGACGAGGCAACCACCGTATTGTCTGAGCTGGTCAAGACAGCCTCTCGCCAGCAGTAA
- a CDS encoding helix-turn-helix transcriptional regulator, whose protein sequence is MMVSMENKTNGTPEINMHEEMRRAFGLLAGKWKLEIMWLLNQRIYRFGELRKAIPGITQHMLTAQLRELETDGLVSRTVFAEVPPRVEYEITPKARGLGPTMQALTAWWMEYGQTVPVKSAARGRTARPKSQGK, encoded by the coding sequence ATGATGGTTAGTATGGAAAACAAGACTAATGGCACCCCTGAGATCAACATGCACGAGGAAATGCGCCGGGCATTTGGGCTGCTGGCAGGCAAGTGGAAACTAGAAATTATGTGGTTGCTCAATCAACGGATTTATCGCTTCGGAGAACTCCGAAAAGCAATTCCCGGCATTACTCAACACATGCTGACGGCCCAACTGCGCGAGCTGGAAACGGATGGTCTGGTATCTCGCACCGTTTTCGCGGAAGTGCCTCCACGTGTCGAGTATGAAATTACGCCGAAAGCACGCGGGCTTGGGCCAACGATGCAAGCATTAACAGCGTGGTGGATGGAATACGGCCAAACGGTGCCCGTCAAATCTGCTGCGCGGGGACGCACAGCCAGGCCAAAATCGCAGGGAAAGTAA
- a CDS encoding DoxX family protein has translation MQAHYIYWVSTALLSLLYIASATIYLTKREWVRQTIINFGYPGYLVPILTTVKLLAVATILSRISVPLSDLAYAGMFFHLLLSAIAHIGVRKPSGALPAGLGLVFLLVSFATQNTAHDTSSPYGGVIAWQHLTFSGQGSAH, from the coding sequence ATGCAAGCACACTACATTTACTGGGTCAGTACCGCACTGTTGTCACTGCTGTATATCGCCTCCGCGACGATATACCTCACCAAAAGAGAGTGGGTCCGCCAGACGATAATTAACTTTGGTTATCCCGGTTATCTTGTGCCGATCCTCACCACAGTGAAGCTCCTCGCTGTCGCTACCATCCTCTCCCGCATTAGCGTGCCGCTCAGCGATCTGGCCTATGCGGGCATGTTCTTTCATCTGCTTCTTTCGGCTATTGCGCATATTGGCGTGCGCAAACCTAGCGGCGCATTACCCGCAGGACTGGGGCTGGTCTTTTTGCTCGTTTCATTTGCCACCCAAAATACAGCGCACGACACTTCTTCGCCCTATGGCGGCGTTATCGCGTGGCAACACCTGACGTTCAGCGGACAGGGGAGCGCGCACTGA
- a CDS encoding NAD(P)H-binding protein has protein sequence MKVTLFGATGKTGRYLIAEGLKRGIELTIFARTGSLFEDSNVRVIRGEFTDKEALKDAIQGADAVLSALGPTAFKHPKALPITQAMQSIITVMKQENVTRLIAISTGTAADPDDGSDWRIRLPAWLIKIMMASAYQDIIALAKTIRASELDWTLVRVAFLNNNPASSYLNVGLYGKTKHTMMLSREEVATFMFDQLFDGQFIKMAPGISTG, from the coding sequence ATGAAAGTGACATTGTTCGGCGCGACGGGGAAGACAGGGCGTTATTTAATCGCCGAAGGCCTTAAACGTGGAATTGAACTGACGATATTTGCGCGCACAGGTTCTTTATTTGAAGATTCAAACGTCCGCGTTATTCGCGGTGAATTCACGGACAAAGAAGCGTTAAAAGACGCTATTCAGGGCGCAGATGCTGTGTTGTCCGCGCTTGGCCCAACCGCATTCAAGCACCCTAAAGCGTTACCGATTACCCAAGCGATGCAATCCATTATTACGGTGATGAAACAGGAAAATGTCACCCGCCTGATTGCTATATCGACCGGAACGGCGGCTGACCCAGACGACGGTTCGGACTGGAGAATTCGGTTGCCTGCATGGTTGATCAAAATAATGATGGCGAGCGCTTATCAGGACATTATTGCTCTCGCAAAAACAATCCGCGCCTCGGAATTAGATTGGACGTTGGTCCGCGTCGCTTTTCTTAATAATAATCCTGCGTCGAGTTACCTCAACGTGGGGCTTTATGGTAAGACCAAACACACCATGATGTTATCGCGGGAAGAAGTAGCGACGTTCATGTTCGATCAGCTATTCGATGGACAATTTATAAAGATGGCACCAGGAATTAGCACCGGATGA
- a CDS encoding multidrug effflux MFS transporter — protein sequence MTQIQTRPEKTSGLFFIAILSALMAFTSLSTDIYLPAMPIMAKDLQGNAELTITGFLIGFCIAQLIWGPLSDHLGRRIPLFIGMVLFIIGSVGCALSTDMPQIVFWRIFQALGACTGPMLARAMIRDLFSRTRAAQMLSTLMIVMAIAPIAGPLLGGQLINVTSWHAIFWLLTVIGIAMLISLRWLPETLPADRRVKASLPSAFRNYYALLTNANFMRFTLCLTFYYVAAYAFITGSAFVYITYFGIDPQHYGWLFALNIVGVMGMSVVNRHLVQRYSLERLLKFAVLIAAAASFILAIGTKLHIGGIILIVVSVFVFFSMNGIIAATSTAAALDAVPNMAGSASALIGALQYGSGIISSLLLALLSDGTPWTMAWIIALFTAASAVIALTTPVTKTAS from the coding sequence ATGACTCAAATTCAGACGCGCCCAGAAAAAACGTCAGGGCTATTTTTTATTGCCATTCTCAGTGCACTGATGGCGTTTACCTCTTTATCGACAGACATTTATTTACCGGCTATGCCCATCATGGCGAAGGATTTGCAGGGGAATGCAGAGCTAACCATCACTGGCTTTTTAATCGGCTTTTGCATCGCACAGCTGATTTGGGGACCGTTAAGCGATCATCTGGGCCGCCGAATACCGCTGTTTATTGGTATGGTTCTGTTTATCATCGGCTCCGTCGGCTGCGCCCTGTCTACAGATATGCCGCAGATCGTTTTTTGGCGTATCTTTCAGGCGCTGGGAGCATGTACAGGCCCGATGCTGGCTCGTGCGATGATTCGCGACCTCTTTAGCCGTACTCGCGCAGCGCAAATGCTCTCAACGCTCATGATCGTGATGGCGATTGCGCCGATTGCCGGGCCGCTACTCGGCGGGCAATTGATCAACGTGACATCATGGCACGCCATTTTTTGGCTGCTGACGGTGATTGGCATCGCTATGCTGATTTCATTACGCTGGCTGCCCGAAACGCTTCCCGCAGACAGGCGAGTGAAAGCGTCGTTGCCCAGCGCCTTTCGCAACTATTACGCGCTGCTGACGAACGCGAACTTCATGCGTTTCACCTTATGCCTGACGTTCTATTATGTTGCCGCCTACGCCTTTATTACCGGTTCGGCCTTTGTCTACATCACCTACTTCGGTATCGATCCACAGCATTACGGCTGGCTATTTGCGCTGAATATCGTCGGTGTTATGGGCATGAGCGTGGTAAACCGTCATCTGGTTCAGCGCTACTCGCTAGAAAGACTGCTTAAATTTGCCGTGCTGATCGCAGCCGCCGCATCGTTCATTCTGGCTATAGGTACGAAACTGCATATCGGGGGAATAATTCTGATTGTGGTCTCGGTGTTCGTGTTCTTTTCGATGAACGGCATCATCGCCGCAACGTCAACAGCCGCCGCACTTGATGCGGTGCCAAACATGGCCGGTTCTGCGTCAGCATTAATAGGGGCGCTACAGTACGGCAGCGGCATTATCTCCTCCTTGCTGCTTGCGCTACTGAGCGATGGGACGCCGTGGACAATGGCGTGGATCATCGCCTTGTTTACCGCAGCCAGCGCGGTAATCGCACTCACCACACCAGTCACGAAGACAGCCAGTTAG
- a CDS encoding MFS transporter, which yields MTINQPDEPDQAKPGITLTLALAILSASLGTSIANIALPTLTAVFSAPFAQVQAVVIAYLAAMALSVVIAGRLGDRYGLKPVFITGLGLFAIASLLCAIAPQLWQLIAARAFQGISAAFLMTLGMALLRQTAGEKHAGRAMGIVGTVSALGTALGPSVGGFLLAIAGWRSLFWIQIPLVTIVLFMAFTLLPATPVKEKASLSGGLSLWNTTLLPNLTINAAVTAVIMTTLIVGPYYLGLGLGLKETLVGLVMAIGPAVATFSGIPSGRLVDTWGFRRALTAGLSLVVTGTFMLAILPNLLGVTGYILAIIVLTPGYQLFQAANNTATLAEVPGNQRGTISGLLNLSRNIGLIAGASIMGQVFALGVGTEDFTHAAPAALANGMQLTFFLAGGMVLVAIAFTRLPKWKQATR from the coding sequence ATGACAATTAACCAACCGGACGAACCAGATCAGGCCAAACCGGGGATCACCCTCACACTGGCGCTCGCAATACTGTCAGCCTCGCTGGGGACAAGCATTGCCAATATTGCCCTTCCGACGCTGACAGCGGTATTTTCAGCGCCCTTCGCGCAGGTGCAGGCCGTGGTGATCGCCTATCTTGCAGCCATGGCACTTTCAGTTGTGATCGCGGGTCGCCTTGGCGATCGCTATGGGCTGAAGCCCGTGTTCATCACTGGTCTTGGGCTCTTCGCCATCGCTTCGCTACTATGCGCCATTGCCCCCCAACTGTGGCAACTTATCGCGGCAAGAGCATTTCAGGGGATCAGTGCGGCCTTTCTGATGACGCTCGGCATGGCACTGCTGAGGCAGACAGCTGGGGAGAAGCATGCCGGGCGAGCAATGGGGATAGTGGGAACAGTATCCGCACTGGGTACTGCGCTTGGCCCTTCTGTTGGGGGATTCCTGCTTGCAATAGCGGGATGGCGTAGCCTGTTCTGGATACAGATCCCACTGGTCACGATCGTTCTGTTCATGGCCTTTACTCTACTGCCAGCCACGCCGGTGAAGGAAAAAGCGTCGCTCTCAGGGGGATTGTCGTTATGGAACACTACGCTGTTGCCGAATCTCACAATCAATGCGGCCGTCACTGCCGTTATTATGACGACGTTAATCGTTGGCCCCTACTATCTTGGCCTGGGTCTTGGACTGAAGGAAACGCTGGTGGGACTGGTGATGGCCATTGGCCCTGCCGTTGCGACCTTTAGCGGGATTCCATCAGGGCGATTGGTTGATACCTGGGGGTTTAGACGGGCTCTCACCGCTGGGCTCTCTCTCGTGGTTACCGGCACCTTTATGCTGGCGATCCTGCCCAATCTGCTCGGCGTCACGGGATACATTCTTGCCATTATTGTCCTGACGCCGGGCTACCAGCTCTTTCAGGCGGCCAACAACACCGCCACCCTTGCCGAGGTTCCCGGAAACCAGCGCGGTACCATTTCTGGCCTGCTCAACCTGTCGCGCAATATTGGGTTGATCGCCGGTGCCTCGATCATGGGGCAGGTTTTCGCTTTAGGGGTCGGCACGGAAGATTTTACCCATGCTGCACCCGCTGCCCTCGCGAATGGCATGCAGCTCACCTTCTTTCTGGCTGGCGGTATGGTGCTTGTCGCCATCGCATTTACCCGACTACCAAAGTGGAAACAGGCCACCCGATAA
- a CDS encoding helix-turn-helix domain-containing protein, giving the protein MKFLDIGEIAEKSGIKPSALRYYEEIGLIASVSRNGLRRQFPADVLLQLRLITMGKSAGFSLQEIAGMFNKDGMPDLPRAALHQKADDIDRQIQELKVLRDTLRHVADCSAPSHMECPTFRKLVETTHRRGQMQDKTSKPATRKVPPKVKK; this is encoded by the coding sequence ATGAAATTTCTGGATATAGGCGAAATCGCGGAGAAGAGTGGGATCAAGCCTTCGGCGCTGCGTTATTACGAGGAGATTGGGCTGATTGCGTCGGTGTCTCGGAATGGGCTCCGGCGGCAGTTTCCTGCCGACGTGCTGCTGCAACTTAGGTTGATTACGATGGGGAAATCGGCGGGGTTCTCACTGCAAGAAATCGCTGGCATGTTTAACAAGGATGGGATGCCGGACTTGCCCCGCGCCGCGCTGCATCAGAAAGCCGACGACATCGATCGGCAAATTCAGGAGTTGAAGGTATTGCGTGACACGCTGCGGCACGTCGCCGACTGTTCTGCGCCATCGCATATGGAATGTCCGACGTTCAGGAAGCTCGTTGAAACCACGCACCGAAGAGGCCAGATGCAGGATAAAACGAGTAAGCCAGCCACGCGAAAGGTGCCTCCGAAGGTGAAAAAATAA